The DNA sequence TTCTGCTGCTTCCGCGAGGGAGATGGCCATGTCGGCGGGGATGGCGTCATCCGCATCATCATCTCCGCCACCGGTGAAAACTGGGTGGACTACGCCACCATCGCCGAAAAAGGCGTGGACCTGCGCGATCCGAAGCTGGAAATCACCCCCGATGGCAAGCGGCTGTACCTGCTCTGCGGCGGCTCCATCTATGAAGGCAGCGAGCTGAAAGGTCGCCGCCCACGCTACTCGACCTCCATTGATGGCAAGGTGTGGACACCCCCGCAAAAGCTCCTGGCCGAGGGCGACTGGCTGTGGCGCAGCACGGTGAATCCCACCGACAAAAAATTCTACGGCGTGGCCTACAACTGCTACCCGACCACCGGCGGCCCCAAATTTGAGCCCGAGTGGTCACTGAAATCTTACACCAGCAACGACGGCAGCGTGTGGCAGCTTTCCTCTCTCATGCAGGTGCCCGGCCAGCCGAATGAAGCCACCATGCGATTTCTGAAAGACGGCAGCGCCGTGGCCCTGGTGCGCCGTGAATCGGGCGACCGCAAAGGCGCTATCGGCGTCGCGACCGCACCCTATCGCGAATGGAAGTGGACTCAGCTCCCGGTGCCTCTCGGTGGCCCGAATTTCATCGAGCTCCCCGATGGCAGCCTCATCGCAGGCTCACGTGGCTTTGGCAAAACCCCCGGCCC is a window from the Prosthecobacter dejongeii genome containing:
- a CDS encoding exo-alpha-sialidase; protein product: MKFVLAPLLSLVLALGAAAQAPEAEILSVQKVWDKAPHQAFTDLIRFKNLFFCCFREGDGHVGGDGVIRIIISATGENWVDYATIAEKGVDLRDPKLEITPDGKRLYLLCGGSIYEGSELKGRRPRYSTSIDGKVWTPPQKLLAEGDWLWRSTVNPTDKKFYGVAYNCYPTTGGPKFEPEWSLKSYTSNDGSVWQLSSLMQVPGQPNEATMRFLKDGSAVALVRRESGDRKGAIGVATAPYREWKWTQLPVPLGGPNFIELPDGSLIAGSRGFGKTPGPHMVLYKMTPTSLAPLLELPSGGDCSYPGLAWHEGHLYVSYYSSHEGKTSIYVAKVKLPGVKAP